The sequence below is a genomic window from Buchnera aphidicola (Sitobion avenae).
TAGTACTGCATCCATCCCGTTTATTTTTAGTAAATCTTTTTCTATTTTTCTTTCTTTAACAATACTAATTGTTCTATCTGATTCTATTTCGAGCAAGCTATTTTTTGCTCCTTTACGAACTAGTTTCGCTTGTTCTTCAGTTAAATCATCAATTTCTAGTAATTCGTTAAATGGTATATAAGCTAATTCTTCGAGAGAAGAAAAACCTTCTTTTACTAAAATTTTAATAATGTTTTCATTTACGTTTAAATATTTCTTAAAAGTATTAAAAGCAGCATGAGCTTCTTCTTGATGTTTAGAATTCAAATCTTCCGTAGTCATAACGTTTAATTCCCAACCACTAATTTGAGAAGCTAAACGAACATTTTGACCATTTCGACCAATAGCTTGTGCTAAATTATTCACATCTACTGCTATATCCATAGTACGCCTATCTTCATCTACAACAATAGAAACTACATCAGCTGGAGCCATTGCGTTTATCACAAATTGAGCGGCATTATCATCCCATAAAATAATGTCAATACGTTCTCCACATAATTCGCTAGATACTGCTTGTACACGAGCACCTCTCATACCCACGCAAGCTCCCACAGGATCAATACGTTTATCATTAGTTTTTACTGCTATTTTAGCTCGTGATCCTGGATCACGAGCTGCTGCTTTTATTTCGATGATCTCTTCTCCAATTTCAGGAACTTCTATTCGAAATAATTCAATAAGCATTTCAGTTTTAGAACGACTTATAAATAATTGAGGACCACGAGCTTCTGGATGTACCGCATATAAAATACCTCGGATACGATCACCAGGACGAAAATTTTCTCTAGGTAACATACCTTCACGTAAAATTAACGCTTCAGCATTGTTTCCTAAATCTAACATTATGTTATCTCGATTAATTTTTTTAACTATACCAATAATTATTTGACCAATATATCTTCGAAATTGTTCAACTAGCATTGCTCTTTCTGCTTCGCGAACTTTTTGAACAATTACTTGCTTTGCAGTTTGAGTTGTTATTCTATCAAAATCAACAGATTTAATCTGTTCTTCAACATAATCATTAAGATGAACTTTTTCACCTTCAAAACATGCTGCTCCTAAAGTAATTTCTCTAGTTGGTTGAGTAACAGTCTCTACTACCATCCAACGTCGAAAAGTAGTAAAACTTCCAGTTTTTCGATTTATACTTACTCTTATATCAATTTCTTGTTCGTGTTTTTTCTTAGTTGCTGTTGCTAATGCAATTTCTAAAGCTTCAAAAATTTTTTCGCGGGGAAGAGATTTTTCATTAGAAACAGCCTCGACAACAGCTAAGATTTCTTTATTCATACTAGAGAACCTCAAAATAAAAACTTTTAAAATAAATTATCGCAACTTATTTTACATGTATTAATTACAAAAAAATTTAATTGTGAAATTAGATAATTAATACACTAATTTTTATTAATCAAGAGTTTATATAATTAATGATTACTTATACTAAAAAACAAAATAAACCATATAATTTGCAACAAATATTCTAATAAAAAACCCCGAAAATTCGGGGTTTCAGGTGCTATCACCCTATATGTGAAGTTTATCATCAAAAAATGTTTTATATATTCAATACTTACGTAGTATTACTTTAAAAATTCATCTAATCATTTAAAAATTAATTTTTAGTAATATATTCGTATTACCGAGAATGGGATTTGAACCCATACGCCTGTTTGGCACTATCCCCTCAAGATAGCGTGTCTACCAATTCCACCATCTCGGTAAAAATTTATTATAATTACATCTTTTATATATATTTACACTAAGAAGACGATAATTAATGAGGTATATCAGAATGCAACATCTTTTTATTTGAAAAATGATTTTTTTCTACAGTTTTTTTATAATCATCTTTCCAAAAAAGATCTGAATCAATTTTTCTACTATTAATATTACATAAAATAATACTTATCACTAAAAATAAACAAGAAAAAATTCTAATAATATTAGTTATTAAGGTATTTGTTCCAATACTATTAAAGCATTTAATATTATTTTTTAAATTTGAATGAACTGTGTTATTAGGTCCTTTTGCTGGTTGTAGCAAAATCAAAAAAATCAAAGAAATTGAAATAACAATAAAAAAAATTAAAAAAAACAAATACATAAAAAATTATTTCCTTTTTTGATACAATATTAACACTTATAATAAATTTATTTTTAATTGACTATAATCCATGTCATTTAAAAAAATATTTTTGATAAAGAATTTATATATAAATTTATACATATAAATTATCTATTTAATTTAAAAAAATTATTATAACAGTCATTTTTATAATATAAATTAAAGCGATTGGATAGTTTCTCGAATATAATTAGCTAACTTATATACTTTTAAATAATTTTCACCTTCTACCATAATTCTAATATAAGGCTCTGTACCAGATTTACGAACTAAAATCCGACTATTTTGTCCTAAAATATCTTTATATCGAGATAAAATATCTTGTATTTTTATGTTTTTTTCTATATTTCTATCTTCTTTTAAAAAAATATTCAGCAAAACTTGAGGAAGTAATTTTACTTGACTTAATAAATGATATAAAGTCATATTATTATTAATCATACTTAATAATACTTGTAGGCTAGCTATAATGCCGTCGCCAGTAGAATGTTTGTCTAACAAAATAATATGACCTGATTTTTCAGCTCCTAATAACCATCTTTTTTCTTTAATTTTTTCACATACATTACGATCTCCTATTTCTGCAGCATAAAAAGGAATTCCTAGTTCTTTTAAAGCTACAATGATACCCATATTAGTCATTAAAGTGCCTACAACACCACCTTTTAATTTGTTTTTTTTTAAATATTCTTTTGCAATAATATAAATTATTTGATCTCCATCTACTTTATTACCTAAATGATCTACCATAATGACACGATCTCCATCACCATCAAATGCTAAACCAATATCTGCTTTTTCTAATAAAACTATTTTTTTTAATTTTAAAATATTAGTAGATCCTGAGTTTTTATTTATATTTACTCCATTAGGATCAATAGAAATATTAATAACTTTTGCACCTAGATCTTCAAAAATTTTAGGTGCTGTATTAAAAGTTGAACCATTAGCACAATCTAAAATAATAGTAAATTTTGATAAATCTAAATCTTTAGGAAAAGTATTTTTACAAAAGTTAATATATTGATTCTCAGGTTCTATAATATCATTAGAACAACCAAAACTCATATGATTAGGATAAAAAAAGGTGTTTTTTATTTTTTGTTCAATAGATAATTCTATTTTTTTAGTTAATTTAATTCCGTTTTTATAAAAAATTTTTACCCCGTTATCATAAAAAAGATTATGAGAACCTGAAATAACAATACCTGCAGAAGCATTTAAAGATTTTGTAAAATATGCAATTGCTGATGTAGGTATACAATTAGCTAATAAAGTGGATACTCCTGTTGATAAAATACCAAATTCTAAAACAGACTGTAACATAGATCCAGAAATACGCGTATCTCTTCCAATGATAATTTTCTTTGTTTTGTTTTTTCCTAACACTGTTCCAATAGACCATCCTAATTTTAATAAAAAATTTGGTGTGATTGGATTAATTCCTACTTTCCCACGTATACCGTCTGTTTTAAAATATTGCAAAACAGTCATAATGATTTCATTCCTATTTTATTTAAAAATAATTATATTTTGCAACAAACCATAACAGTTATTATTTTTTAATTAAAAAATAAGATGAAGTTATAGTAATTTTATCACTTCATCTTATTTTAAGATATACTAAATGAAGGAATGTTAAATATTATAAAATTAATATTTTTTGAAATAAGATCTTTTAATAAAAGAATCGTAATATATTTATAAAATACAGAAATTATTTATTTATATCTGTCTCGATCCATCCCTTTGGTTTTCGTACTTCTCTTCTTTTCATTAAATCATCAATCTGAAATGCATCAATAGTCTCGTATTTTATCAAGGCTTCTTTCATAGCATGTAATATATCAATATTTTCATTTAAAATTTTTCGAGCTCTACTATAATTAATTTCAATCAACAATTTTACTTCTTCATCAATAATTCTGGCTGTTTCATCAGACATATGTTTAGCTTTAGCAACTGAACGTCCTAAAAATACTTCCCCTTCTTCTTCAGCATACAACAAAGGTCCTAGTTTTTCTGAAAATCCCCATTGAGTCACCATATTTCGTGCTAAGCTTGTAGCTATTTTAATATCATTACAAGCACCAGTAGAAACGTTTTTAACACCATAAATAATCTCTTCTGCTAAACGACCACCATATAGAGTAGATATTTGACTTTCTAACTTTTGGCGGCTAATACTAAGAGCATCTGACTCAGGTAAGAAAAATGTAACACCTAGTGCTCGACCTCTAGGTATAATAGTCACTTTATGTGCAGGATCATGATCAGGCACTAATCTTCCAATAATAACATGTCCAGCTTCATGATACGCAGTTGATTCTTTTTGAAAATCACTCATAACCATCGATCTTCTTTCAGAACCCATCATCATTTTATCTTTTGCTCTTTCAAATTCCAGCATAGAGACAACGCGATTGTCAAGTCTAGCTGCAAAAAGAGCTGCTTCATTAACCAAATTAGCTAAATCAGCACCTGAAAAACCTGGTGTACCACGTGCAATAATCATAGGATCTACATCTTTAGATAAAGGAACTTTTCTCATGTGTACTTTTAAAATTTGTTCTCGTCCACGAATATCTGGAAGTGCTACAATTACTTGACGATCAAAACGACCAGGACGTAAAAGAGCTGGATCTAAAACATCAGGCCTATTAGTAGCAGCTATTAAAATAATACCTTCATTTCCATCAAAACCATCCATTTCTACTAACATCTGATTGAGTGTTTGTTCTCTTTCATCATGCCCTCCACCTAGTCCAGCACCTCTTTGACGTCCCACTGCGTCAATTTCGTCAATAAAAATTATACATGGTGCAGATTTTCTTGAATGCTCAAACATATCCCTTACTCTAGAAGCACCTACTCCGACAAACATTTCAACAAAATCAGATCCAGAAATAGTGAAAAAAGGAACTTTAGCTTCTCCAGCTATTGCTTTTGCCAGTAATGTTTTACCGGTACCTGGTGGTCCAACCATTAGTATACCTTTAGGTATTTTACCTCCTAATTTTTGAAAACGACTTGGTTCTTTAAGATATTCTACTAATTCACTAACTTCTTCTTTTGCTTCATCACACCCCGCAACATCTGAAAAAGTAGTATGAATTTGATCTTCTGATAGCATTCGTGCTTTACTTTTTCCAAATGACATTGCTCCTTTTCCACCACCCATTTGCATTTGACGCATAAAAAAAATCCAAACACCAATAAGTAAAAGCATGGGAAACCAAGATATAAGAATTGAAACAAGAAGGCTTGGTTCTTCAGGAATTGTTCCAACAATTTTAACTCTTTTTGTCAAAAGATTGTCCAAAAGTTTAGGATCATTCATAGGAATATAAGTAGTGTATTTACTACTATCCTTTTTAGTAACACTAATCATACGTCCGTTAATATACGCTTCACGGACCTGATCTTGATTTACTTCTGACAAAAAAGTTGAATAATCAACTTTATGATTATTTGTATCATTAGTATTGAAATTCTGAAAAATAGACATTAATACAACTGTAATAACCAACCAGAAGATCAGGTTTTTAACCATGTCACTCAAAGGAACAACCTCTCATTAAATCTATATTTTAAAAACAACACAGATTATTATAATATTTATCTGGTTGCTATAATGAATATCTCTCGAGATCTTGTCCGAGAAGTTTTAGGTTTACAAATTTTAATTTTTGCAAATAATATTTTAATTTCTTCGTACAATTCATTAAAACCTTCTCCCTGAAATGATTTCAATAAAAAAATACCATTTTTAGATAAAACATAATTTGCTATTTTTAATGCCGACTTAGACAAGTCAATAATACGTGGCATATCAATAGAAAAATGTCCTGTTATATTAGGAGCCATATCTGACATCACCAAATGAAATGTAGTATCGCTTAAAGAACTTAACATTAAATTTAATATTTTTTTATTACGAAAATCTCCTTGAAAAAAATCAACACCTTTTATTGGTTTAATAGGTAATATATCACAGGCTATAATACGTCCTTTTTTTCCTATCTTATCAAGAGCATATTGTGACCAACTTCCAGGAGCAGCACCTAAATCAATAACATTCATGCCAATTTTAAATAATTTATAACTTTTATCCAATTGTTGTAATTTAAACCAAGCTCTTGAACGTATGTTATTTTTTTTCGCTTCCTTGACATATTGATCTTTAAAATGTTCTAATAGCCAACGATTAGAACTACTTGTTTTTTTTTTAGAAATCATGTTTTTACTATTTTAAAATGAATTTCTTAATAAAATATTAAAAATATTTTAACGAGATTAAATAAATCTTAAAACTATATATAATTTATTTTTAAAATCTTATATTCAACATCGCCACCCGGTGTACATATACTTACCACATCATTAATTTTTTTTCCAATCAGACCTCTTGCTATTGGAGAATTAATTGAAATTAAATATTTTTTAAAATCAGATTCATCATCCCCTACAATTTGATAAGTAAATTTTTCATTATTTTTCATATTTAAAATGCTAACAGTGGAACCAAAAATTACCCGACCATTATTGGATATTTTTGTTATGTCTATAATTTGCGAATTAGATAATTTTAACTCAATCTCTTTAATACGTCCTTCACAAAAACTTTGCTCTTCACGAGCTGAATGATATTCAGCATTTTCTTTTAAATCACCATGTTCTCTAGCTTCTGCTATTGCTGTAATAATACGAGGACGTTTTATACTTTTTAATTTTTTAAGTTCTTGACGAAGTTTTTCTGCCCCTCTTACAGTCATCGGAATTAGATTGATCATATAAACACTCCAGTATTTTTTATTTAGTATTTAAAAAAATATAAAAAATATTCTTTAAAATTCAAAAAAATGTTAAATTATATTTTGTATTTAATAATATTTCATCTCTATATAAATTTTTAACTGTTAAAATTTTTATCCCATATCTTTTGCAAAAATTCTAAATACAAGATTATAAAAAAATTTTTTTAAGAAAATTTAATGAACTTTTATCAATAAAAAAATACATTTAAAATAAATTAACAATATAAATATTAAATTTATCTAAAAAAAACATTGAAAAAAATTTTATGAGATTTAATAATTTTCTTATAAAATATATTTTTTAATATTAAATATATTCATCTATTTTAAAGTAAAAAATATAATTTATCAAAATTTTAAAAATTTAGTTATATATTATTGATTAATTTATTTAACAACATGATTAATTAATAGAAAACATGATTATTTTTTTGAAATTTTCATCCTAAATAACATATTTAATTCAAAGTAGATTGCAAAATGGATAATCAAAATATCAAGTCATTACTAGTTAATAGATTAAATCTAGAAAAAGCTTTTGTTACAGGAGACACAAATCATATTAAGATCATTGCTATAGGAAACATTTTTAAAGGTATTACGCAAGTAAAAAGACAACAAATAGTTTATAAACCTTTAATAAATATGATTTCAGAAAAGCAAATCCATGCTGTATCCATTGTTACTTATACACCTCAAGAATGGGAAAAATATACAAAAGAAAATAATTCTGATTATCTATAAAACATCATATTAATAAAACAGAGATTGATTAATGCATGAGTAAATTATACGTAGAAGGGAATAAAAGTTTAAATGGCAATGTTATTATTTCAGGCTCTAAAAACGCAGCACTACCAATTTTATTTATGAGTATATTAACAGAAGAAAAAGTAAAAATTAGTAATGTTCCAAATTTAACTGATATTAACATAGCACTGAAGTTACTTATATATTTAGGAGTAAAAATAAAATATAACAAGATATTATATATTGATGCAAGTTCAATAAATATTTTTTATGCCCCATATCATTTAATTAAAAAAATTAGAGCATCTATATGGATATTAGGCCCTCTTCTAGCACGTTTTGGAAAAGCTAAAATATTTTTACCTGGTGGATGTAAAATTGGCAATAGACCTGTTGATTTACATTTAAATGGTTTAATAAAATTAGGAGCTACAATTACTTTGAAAGATAATTGTATTGATGCCTATGTTAAAGGGCGTCTGCAAGGAAAATATATCTTCATGAAAAAAATTAGTGTCGGTGCTACTATTACAATTATGAGTGCCGCAACTTTAGCTGAAGGATTTACAATAATTGATAATGCAGCACGTGAACCAGAAATTGTCGATATTGCAAAATTTCTAAATACTTTAGGCGCTAATATTATTGGTGCTGGCAGTAATAAAATATATATTAAAGGTGTTATCAAGCTCAATGGTGGTACTCATAAAATAATTCCTGATAGAATTGAAACAGGGACTTTTTTAGTTGCTGCAGCAGCATCTCAAGGATTTATCACTTGCCATGAAACTGAACCAAAACATCTAAATAGTATATTAACGAAACTAACTGAATCTGGAGCTAAAATTAAAACAGGAAAAGACTGGATTCAATTAGATATGAGAGGGAAAAGACCTAAATCTTTACATATTCATACTTCTCCTTATCCAGGATTTCCAACAGACATGCAAGCTCAATTTACTTTATTAAATAGCATTTCTGAAGGTATAGGTACTATAACTGAAACTATATTTGACAATCGTTTTATCTATACATCTGAATTAATTAATATGGGCGCTAAAATAAAAGTGCAAAATAATAATACTATTATATGTCATGGAATACCTAAATTAACATCTTCTAATGTTTTTTGTAGTGATTTAAGAGCATCAGCAACATTAATATTAGCAGGTTGTATTGCAGTAGGTCTAACAATAGTACATCGTACTTATCATCTTATTAGAGGATATGAGTTATTCCCTGATAAACTCAATCAATTAGGCGCTGATATCAAAATCATATAAATGTAGTTAATTTTTTGTTATAAACATACAAAATATTTTTATAAAAAATTTAACTATTTTTATAAAAATACTATTAAAGATATAAAAAATCAAATAAGTGGAGCATTTTATGTATGCAGTTTTTATAAGTGGTGGAAAACAATATCGAGCAACTAAAAATCAAGTTATCAGATTAGAGAAATTAAATAATTCACTTGGTTCTACTATACAGTTCGATAAAATTTTAATGATTTCTGATAAAGATTCTATAAAAATCGGAACTCCTTTTATAAAAGGGGGAATAATAAAAGCTCATGTTCAAAACCACGGACGCTTAAAAAAAATTAAAATTATTAAATTTAATCGCCGTAAACATTATAAAAAACAACAAGGTCATCGTCAACATTTTACTGATGTAAAAATTCTTGACATTAACAATATTACAGGAGAAATTTAAATCAATGGCACATAAAAAAGCTGGCGGTTCTACTAGGAATGGACGAGATTCTAATGCTCAAAGACTTGGCGTAAAATGTTTTGGCGGTCAATTAATTTCATCAGGAAGTATAATTGTAAAACAGCGTGGGACAAAATTTCATCCTGGTAAGAATGTACGTTGTGGAAAAGATCATACAATTTTTGCTATTGCACAAGGAAAAGTAGAATTTCAAAAAAAAGGACTAAAAAAAAGAACATACATAAATATTATAAATTAAATGAAAAATTATTTACGTATAAAAAAACCCCTTTTTAAGGGGGTTCTGTTTTCCTTTCTAATAAAAATATATAATGTATTTAAAAAAATTAATCTTATAAATAAAGCTATTAAATATTAAAATACTCATTAATATTAAAAGAAAATTTAATTGGTATAAAAAATGAAATTTATCGATCAAACTGTAATACAAGTTATTGCTGGAAATGGCGGAAACGGTTGCGTTAATTTTAGGAGAGAAAAATATATTCCCAAAGGAGGTCCAGATGGTGGAGACGGTGGAGACGGTGGAAATGTTTGGTTAGAAGCTGATAATAATTTAAACACTCTTATAGATCTTAGATTCAAAAAAATCTTTCAAGCTGAAAATGGACAAGATGGATCAGGTAAAAAATGCTCTGGTAAAAAAGGAAATGACATTAAAATACACGTACCTATAGGAACGCAAGCAATAAACTATAAAACACGCGAAATAATAGGTGACTTAATTCAACATAAACAAAGAATACTAATCGCTAAAGGGGGGTGGCATGGACTAGGCAATACTAGATTTAAATCTTCAACGAACAGAAGCCCTAGAAAAAGCACACTAGGTACAATAGGAGAAAAAAGAGATATACAATTAGAATTGATTTTAATTGCTGATGTTGGAACACTTGGAATGCCAAATGCTGGAAAATCTACTTTAGTAACAAGTATATCTGGAGCTAAAACAAAAATTGCAGATTATCCATTTACAACATTGAATCCAATTTTAGGCAGTGTGAATATTAATAAAAATAAAAAATTTATTATCGCAGATATTCCAGGTATAATTAAAGGAGCATCTAATGGTTGTGGTTTAGGGATTCGTTTTCTAAAACATTTAGAAAGATGTAAACTATTACTGCATATTGTCGATTTAGTTCCTCAAAATAATTACCATCCAGTGCATAATATTATTACTGTATTGAATGAATTAAAAAAATACAGTTTAAAACTATATAACAAACCAAGATGGTTAGTTTTCAATAAAATAGATTTATTGAGTTCAGAAAAAATAAATCAAATAATTGATGAAATTCAATTTAAATTAAAGAGAAATGAAAAATATTATTTAATTTCATCAGTAGAAAAAACTGGAATAAAAAAATTATGTTTTGATATAAGTAGATATTTAGAAAAATAAAAAAAAGAACTCGGTTTGTTAAAAAAACCAAGTTCTTTAAAATTAATTATGCCCTTTTTAGTCTTAACGCTTAGAAAATTGTGGACGCTTTCTAGATTTTCGAAAACCAACCTTTTTACGTTCGACTTGACGTGAATCACGCGTTACAAATCCAGATTTTCTTAATTCAAAACGTAACGATTCATCATATTTCATTAAAGCACGAGTAATACCCTGTCGAATTGCACCTGCTTGACCAGAAATACCTCCGCCTTTTACTGTAATATAAATATCAAATTTATTAGTCATGTCCACCAATTCTAATGGTTGACGCACGATCATACAAGAAGTTTTACGACCGAAATACTCATTTAAAGAACGTTTATTAACTATTATTGCTCCATTTCCAGATCTAAGAAATACTCTAGCAGAAGAGCTTTTACGACGACCAGTACCATAGTTTTGAGTATGAATCATTACTTTTATACACCTTTATATTAAATGTTTAGCAACTGAGGACATTGTGCTGTATGTTCATGATGTTCATTAGCAAAAACTTTTAATTTTTTAAACATAGAACGTCCTAAAGGACCTTTTGGCAACATGCCTTTCACTGCATTTTCTATTACTCTTTCTGGATGACGAGAGATTATTTCTTCAAATCTAGATTGTTTTATACCACCTACATAACCTGTATGATGATAATAAATTTTATTAATATTTTTATTCCCTGTCACTAGTATTTTAGAGGCATTTATTACAATAATATAATCACCAGTATCAAGATGAGGAGTATATTCTACTTTATGCTTTCCTCTAAGACGAAAAGATAATACACTTGCCAACCTACCTAATATTTTATTCTTTGCATCTATATAATACCAATTTCTTTTAATATTTACTGACTTAAGTGAAAAAGTTTTCATATGCAATCCTTTTTAATATAATTATTTATATAGAAAATCATACTATGATTGACATTAATAAGATATAGTAAACATATTTTACAAAAAATATTTTTACATATATAAAATTAATTAAAACAATAATATTCAAGAAACATATATACTTTTCTATAAT
It includes:
- the rplM gene encoding 50S ribosomal protein L13; protein product: MKTFSLKSVNIKRNWYYIDAKNKILGRLASVLSFRLRGKHKVEYTPHLDTGDYIIVINASKILVTGNKNINKIYYHHTGYVGGIKQSRFEEIISRHPERVIENAVKGMLPKGPLGRSMFKKLKVFANEHHEHTAQCPQLLNI